From the genome of Perca fluviatilis chromosome 8, GENO_Pfluv_1.0, whole genome shotgun sequence:
AGACTAGCCTCTCCAGCACCTTCATCACATGGAATGTGAGAGCCACTGGGCGGTAGTCCTTGAGGCCAGATGGATTCGACTTCTTGGGGACCGGGACAAGGCAGGACGTCTTCCACAGCAGCGGCACCCTCTGCAGGCTCAGGTTGAAGATATACTGTCATATACTGCTCctggctctctctccctcctcgtcAAGACACCTGTGGCTTCCTGTTCACCTGATTCACATCCAGCAATCACCACTCCTATTTTAAAACCCCAGCCTTCCAACCAGTCTCTGCCAGATCGTCCGTTCACCCAAGTGGTAACACTCGCTACGGCCAGCCTCAGTGTTTTTGAAAGActgcttttttttgtatacCTGTTGCAAGCctggttttgactttttgtgtttttgtgtccagATTCCCACTACAGCCCTGGAAGCCCAGTCTGCCTATCTGAGCCTTGTTCTTCTCTCGATCCTGCTTCTCACCTGTCTGCCCGCTCTCAGCCCCAGGGGATATCCAGCACCTGCATCActcattttttttgttcaataaaCCTCAATACCTGTTCTGACCTTTTTCCGTGTCTGCGCTTGAATCCAGGCAGCCCAGCCTAACAATACTGGAGAACAACAGACAGCTGACTGGCGCAGGTCTTCAAGACCCTGGGGCTGATGCTGTCCGGGCCGGCAGCCTTGCGCTGGTGAAGCCTCTCCAGTTGTATTCTCACCTGGCCAGGTGTGAATGaaaagcagggggggggggtgcttgAAGTGTCTGTGGGTGGAGATGAATTGTGCTGTAGTGGTGGGGGGAGTGGGCAGACTACAGGAGAGTgaaaatatatgtatgtgaaTGGAGAATGCTAACCCTATAACAACCGAaatggaaatagccaaaaactgCTGCTGACTGACGTTATgctactgtactgcaatttatgtggaaggcagggctggactgggacaaaaaattggccctggcatttttggcccaggcggcccacacccaccgttattggtcagacacattccctgcagacagtcctcttaaaatatgcgtgcattctatgatataagttgcctagtgttctgcgttcatgtgatcattttggatccttcaagaggggtctaaagacttatctgttgattttacacttaaataatgaattcattcttagagttatgatttgtatatttatggtatttttattatttgttattgatatttgatattgtattgccattattgttatattactattttgcttaatattggcttagcaactttaaaacagtttactgttaattttaactattgtaagattcacattttgtcactttggacacaagtgtctgctaaatactataaACATAACTATAACcgttcccaaaagctacaataaagctgagagtagtacagtatatgccctggaaaagagcaccaatacaagagaagctaattaagccattcaaggaacactgatgcttatatcaacactgattttatagatcacacagactttccagctacccaacaggccaaccgctagcattttcaatgtaagcttaaacagttaggttacctgacaaccactaactttaatgttacagccaaactgcttgttattgttatgacgtgacacacccgcgcgcacacacacacacacacacacacacacacacacgcacacacacacagacagacagacacagtctccctcccttcctgagagttcctgttaatttgcctactccttaccacgtcgtcatctactctctcttccatcttttcctcactcgcacccatggccctgtcatggtcaatctcctcctcctcggcttcttcatATCACGTCATGATGCTGTTTCtgccttctctcctcctcctcgacttcaggtaatgctgatgttgaagcagctagctactacagccccaaacatgtcagaaattttggcacattttgaggaatccgcctgtagattcttaatctttttctcctgtaatttctctgcacctcccttgcactttagTGGTCGTTTGTCTattttaacgtggatgctaaacttccagcataactattttacagctcgtgtctcatggccgggaggcgtggccatagtgggattcataaatTTGCGGCCCAGAGTGGGGAaggggggttcctggatttgattgggtcagtgccaataaagaaaattaaccaatgggccgctgtgagttctttatgggccggcctggccataaaataaaaaaaggcctatcggcgattcggcccaaaagtgcgtcggcccaccgggaacatgcccggtatgccagatggccagtccagccttGGTGGaaggagaatataaacaaaccatatggtccaggggtaACTGCAGGcctcttcttccctgtcatcttcatctgcctcctcctgatcactgcctctgtccctctctctgaatctgcagcctcctcttcatcccttaCAGTCAATTCCCTTTcccttttctctttcacttatttctgcatatccttctgtggtcttctccagctctgacctgcctggtctttccagtttactgccttctccttcttcatttccctccttctcttcctcctgtgcactactcagaattttcttggctggcaatatccccactttcACACTTCAGCTAATCTCTCaagctactctggcctgcaaaagtcaagatgtgaaaagctctggttatccttgtattacattacactgtagggccctgtagctaataagtagcctaacaAACTAAAATCAGAAGAGATGTATTATATGCACAcaacagttatgtttagactgGCCTTCTTAATCccattgtatttgttgttttcccagtttgacagtaaaggatgtcacctggtttaatttgtgcagccttattgccgtgatatgtgagaggaagtggattttatagtactactccttaactaatcacatacaaatgatcggtctcagcaagcactgtgtagtgtgttgtaacaTAACGCCACTGAAACGgcgaccctctgtaaacgttatgaattcaaacatgccagtttgtaatattttgtattacgctgttcttgtctttactaaaatcaaaactAATCAAAGGGCAGAAAGCTCTTACAAGTCACGAGGGAGCGATGCCTTTAgcataggcctacattacatttattacaaatttaactttaaattAAGTTTTCCCATGTGTTTAAACTTTACATGGGAAAACTGACTTCACCTTCAGAGGCTCgggggcagctcagtcgctccagtctttgccgggatgcagggccACCACACTgcagcagactcgctgtgtgCGAGCCAGACTGCGTGAACGCCGCTCTGCACGTTTAATGCAGGGAcgtatttgaggggcagggggttaagattacatctacaattattatttattattaattaatataaattgtttgtttcaatgttttaagaagcttgtggacatagtggcagtttgtttttacaagcacaGTTTTTTGAACACCGaagttaggggggcagctgggtgggcaaggccctacagtggggggTCAACTGCCTCCCCTTGCCCCCTGTAGATCCACCCCTGCCGCACCTGAGTTTCCAGTCTACACCGCTCCACGCAATCGCCTCCAGCTGCCCACGATCTCCAATGCGTGGCCCGCTGCACCAGCGCTTTCACTGTTTTGCGTCTCTCAACGAATACATTGGCCCCCCATCATCCGTATAGAAGTCagcttttttttacttcatgtTGGTGCACATTTGTTCCTTTGTTTGGTCAGTAATTAATGCGTGGCATCGATGTAGATGTGCGTTTTTGAACAAACAATTGCCAATCGATAACTAGTTGTCCAAGAGTTCAAACTTAAAGTTAGATATGACAATCAATcaataattttaaataaaaaactaatcaAACAAAATAATAGTTCTTTTAGTCTTAGCACGTTATCATACACTTAACCACGTTTTCACCATACACCTAACCGCGGTCAAAAAACTGCGACATTGCTGTGCGCAACATAGCTGAACCAAAgccacatttaaataaacatcaCATGCTGGTTGCCAATGATATGGCTCCAacagaggtcattatcttcactcgatttTCTGCGCAAAAGTCACCGGACAACACCAgtttctaaacatagccatactgagaaatacagaaagagttgtgtggagctaatagtcttaattagctttgtattaactaatttggcaatggcttaaatgtaacggacgttcattaatatcaaaaagttatgcactcaAGCTTTAAAATTATACATCAATACTATCCCACTAATGGATTTTtgcaaagattaaaaaaaagatgtggaTGCGTTATTCTTCTTGTGATATATACcctgaaaacattttcatttattttggaaCTCTTGCTCAAACAATTTGTGAAAAGACATAGGCTATGTGACACTCAACTCCCTGACCCAAATGTCTCCCTTTGTTTTGAACATATATTGTTTAGTTTCACCAATTACACTTAGTGCTCTACCAAACTAGTATTATATTATCATCAACATTCAATTAGCTAAATGGCATTCATAAATGTAAGTGGGCCTACTCTTATCAGTAACCAGTATTCAttgtgtttgaaaataaaaccaaacaatATAAGAACTATTTTAtattcaaaaaattaaaaaaaacaatcaaaacgcTGAATGTAGACCTATGTGCTCTCTATAACATCATATTCTGATGTCAtgtttttctgcctttattgtaACGGTTATTGTTCATGTCAACTTTCAAAGTGTGTTAAAAATCGTTATACGTCCATGGTTTAAAGGATTAGCAATAAATGTCAGTATATGAGTGCACTACAACTTTAGAGTTGGCTGACTTGATCACGGAGATCATCTTAGTGTGGGCTGGCTTGACCACAGTTGTTTGAAAGGTGGTTGCTAAAGAAGTCAATAAGCGGaaccagagtgatagagaatgGCTCTGAGAGGAACTATTGATAATCGTTTTTAGCTTACAGAAAGAGGACTCATATTTTGGTTACACAGTGTCTGTAATCTGTTTGGGGAGTTTTCGCTATCTTGTTGAAaagttcagtgtgttttcagtaGATTGGTAACGGAAAGAGTTCGTGTCCACTGCAATGTGAAGAACGCACCTTTTATAACACTCTCCTCTGTATCGGTCAGCAGCTTTTTGGATGTGAAGGACCAAGTGCAGCAGCCTTTTGACACCTCAATGCTTGAGTTCCTAGTATGTCCGCTGTCCGAGAAGCCATTAAAGTAAGACGATACAGGATAAACATGTGATTTAGGTAGCGTTAGTTACGCGCAGATGGAGCTTGATCAACCTTTGGGGCTTTATTACCCTATATTTGTTTCGAAAAAAATTATAGCATCTGGGCTTCAATCGCAGCAAACATCGGTGGTTTGTAAAATGTAGGGCAGATCAACGTTAACGTTTGAGCCGCAGCTATAACCCTAACGTTACTATACACCTCACTGATTTTAATAGTTTTAGTAGGCCTGTCGTTGTCTGTGAAATAAAAGTTTCAAAAAGCCTGTATTATTAAATCGGTTCAGATGTGTGATGTGTTAAATGTAGATGGTAATTTTCAATAGTATAAAGTTTTTGTTGACTTAAATATAAAGCTTATTTGTGTAGTGTGGGCTTAGCATCCACTGAGGGTTCATGTGTTTTAACTAAATGGTTGATATTTATGTAAAATTTCACATCATATAAGTCACAATGTGATGTGACTGGAGAATGATGTTGATTAAATTAGCCCATTACTTTTATTACCTAAAAGCAGCCACAACGGGAAACGTTCCATtttaaattcattcattcattgtcCCGTAACCCTACGTACTCTGTCAATGGTGTGGTACTTTACCGTCCGACATCGAAATTCTGGACAGCAAAGTATTAGTACACGTTTTTAGACGTATAGCTACgtcaatatataatataacattaCTTTCATGACAATGTGTACTACAGTAGACACAATTAAGCCGTTCTTAAATGCATGTTGAAATATATACCTTAATTGTATTtccaacaaaaataaatgaccatgtatataaatactgtgggGTAATCTTAGTTAAAACACCTAAATTGGTTACACAATCTAAATGGGATAGCCACATTTGGCAACAGTTATCAAATTCAACCTATTGAAATACTATTGAGAGACCACTTTTTGTAACAGGTATCAGGATTCATTATGTGACCATGGGAAAGTTACAGCATGTTATGTACATGTTACACACTGAAATATATATCATTTTGAAGACATCAAAGCATTATTGGAAGCGATGTGCATCATAGAAGAATTATGTTGCTTTTGTCCCACCACAGGTACAAGACTAAGACCAATGAGCTGATCGAGGAGCTTGGTATTGCCTATCCCATAATTGACAGCATCCCCAACATGATCCCTCAGGAGGCCAAACTTATACAGAAAGACAGATACCTCAACCACACCAACACCGGGGTAAAAACTCCATCACACTACCTTCGGCTCACCCAAGCAAACCGACTCAACCTTGTGTTTTAAAGACTGTTGGACTGAATGAGACAATACTTCTGTAACACTGTGACCGGATCCTGCTCAGGTCAAATGCTTTATTGTATTGCAACACAGTGAGAACCTATTCTGCATTCTAGCTACCTGGCTGAAACTACATGTAATATATCACCTCAGGTATTTATGTACTTCAGTAGTGCCCTGTAATAGAACTCAATCTGCAAGTATGTTCtccctgtccacgatggtgggGCTGGTACCAATAGTGTCGCTCTTTGGTTTGTTCTACTCTGCTGCAGTGGATGAGAACTTCCCTCAGGGCTGCACAagcagcaacaatttgtgtTTCTACAGCCTGTTGCTGCCGGTCACCATCCCTGTCTATGTATTCTTCCACCTCTGGAGCTGGATAGGGATCAAGCTTTTTAGACACAACTAGGCAATTCTGATTGTGTTCTGTTAAAGGAAAAATCTACCTGAAAACACTATAgtacaatagacctttttcacagcagacatgttgacatgtcatagtaggaaaagcacaggtgtattcaaaaccattaatgatggctgcattccacttaggagaggccctggtattgtgcatgctgactcactgaaatagcttactgggacacttgatggaattgagccatcgttaaggttatcaatttcagctgtgcttttcctactatgacaagtcaaaatgtctgctgtgaaaaaggtccattcaaATCATCTGTTTGTGATGTGTCTTCCATTTCTGGACCCATTTTGTTTATAAAAGGTAAAATAGAATGGTCTGATTTCACATCAGCACATTACAGCTACAATGGAGTTTAATAGCAGAAAAAGTTGCTTTCTCTACAGTCACTAGAATGAAGTACTGCTATTATACAATAATATACATTGTGATTGAGATAACAAGGAAATGGACACATTGCAGGACATGAGACGGAACTAGATCGGGCAGGCTGAAGAAAATTGAATGCAACAAAAAATTACAACTCTTACTCTTAAAACAGGTCAATTTTGAGGGTAACCCTGAGTGGATTTTTACCAGTTGTTATAGGGT
Proteins encoded in this window:
- the LOC120563903 gene encoding phosphatidylinositol N-acetylglucosaminyltransferase subunit Y-like; the encoded protein is MFSLSTMVGLVPIVSLFGLFYSAAVDENFPQGCTSSNNLCFYSLLLPVTIPVYVFFHLWSWIGIKLFRHN